TGCCATCTACCAGTCCATTAACGATGGTAAGAAGATCCTCGAAAACATGAACCGCGAGTTAGAGCATCACCGCTTTGGCGCAGACCGAGAGTCTTTCCACTTTGATTGGAACTGGGTACCAGAGTTTAAAGAGTACTGGAACTTCTTCAAAGAAATTATCAACTTACCTAACCTGGGTGATGGCACGACACTGTTTGAAGCCGAGTTGAGCCAGAAGTCACAACTCGTTCGTGATCGTCTGATGCAGATGTTACTATCTGATGATGAAGTGCGGTCGATGCGTGAACTGGAACGAATTTCAGACTATCGCAACTACCGCAACTACGAGATATATAAGCAGCCAGAAGGCAAAGCTGCTATCGCATTGAGCCAATACGGGACCGGCTCTGGTGGCCAGCTCGAAACACCTGCTTATATCATTCGCTCAGCAGCAATCACCTCGGCATTTAAGTTTAATGAAGGCAATAGCCACCTAAGAATGGTACTGGTCGACGAAGCCTTCTCTAAAATGGATGAGACACGTTCTCGCGAAGTTATTAAGTACCTGACCGAAACCTTAGGGTTGCAGTTGCTATTTATCATGCCTACCAGCAAGTCCGGCCCATTTATGGACCTCATCAGCAACCAATTTGTATTTAGTAAGTGCCCGACAACAAAGGCGATTGGAGAGTTAAATACAAGAGTTCTAGTCGATAGGCAGCGATGTAACTCAGACAAAATTAAAGAACTCTGGGCCAATCATCGCCGTACGGTTAGGCACCAGTATGCCTTAGATTTCATGGAAGAATTTCAATAGGTAACAGGAATGTTGCAGTAAGATTATGTGACAAGCATTGAGAGGTATGAGGCAGAACTGTTGAGATGCAGAATACCTCACAATGCTGACGCCCGATGACTGCTATCATCTAGGGCGTCAGTATTAGTCATATTCAATATTGTTAGTGATAGCACAAGTCAGATTTAACCGTTCAATTTAACGTTTAACTGCCATTGTAAGCGCCATTTGCGCAGCCCACTTTATAGTTTGCAAGCCATAGGCTTGGAGTTTTCATGGAAGATACACTGCAATTAGAGCTCGAAGCAGAAAGAGAAAAAAACAAGTTACTATTGGATATTATCAATGCAATTCCAGAGCCCATTCTTGCAAAAGATTGGGATGGTAACTTTATTTTCGCAAACAACCATGTGGCCCAACTATACGGCACTACCCCTGACAAAATGATAGGGAAAGAAGACTCCTATTTCACGGGTAACAAACAACAAGGACAATTTTTTAAAGAAAATGTTCAGGCCATTATGAGAAGCTTTGAGCCTAAAATGGTCTACGAAGAGTCTACCGATAAAAATACCGGTGAGGTTCGTCATTATCACTCCTTAAAAGTCCCGTTTAAAAACAGCAAAGATGAACCTAATATTGTTGTTATCGCTAAAGATATTACTGAAATAACAAAACTCAAAAATCTTGCTGAGTTCAACGCCAAACGTTTGAAGTATGTATTGGAAGTCTCTGGCGAAGGGATGTGGGATTGGGATATACGCACCAACGTCGTATTTCAAAATAAACGTTGGGAAGAGATCACCGGTGTTAAGCACTCTGAAAAATCATTCGAAGAGTTTCAAGACTGCCTGGTTGAAGAAGATCGCGCCTATGTATCTGAATCTCTCAGGGCGTTAGTTGAAGAAAATGCTCCTTATGATATTGAGTTTAGGTTTAAGCGCCCAGACAACAAGATCATCTGGATCTGGGATCGAGGTCAGGTCGTTGAGTTTGATGCTGACGGTAAGCCCACGCTGTTAGTTGGGATTATGCAAGATATTACCGAACAAAAGCTCAATCAATTTAAGGTTGAGTCTATGGCGTTTTATGACTCGCTCACCAAACTGCCAAACCGAGCCTTACTAAACGATAGATTGCACCTTGCAATTGAGCATAGCAAACGCTCCAAACAGTGCGGTGCTGTGCTCTTTTTAGACTTAGACCACTTTAAGACTATCAACGACTCCTATGGCCACAAAGCCGGTGACGAACTGTTAGTCATCGTCGCTGAGCGTCTTAAAGCACTCATGCGTGAAGATGATACGGTCGCCAGATTTGGTGGTGATGAGTTCGTTGTGGTGCTCAATGAACTTGACCCAGACCCTCTTAAATCAGCGGTAAAAGCAGAAAGCATTGCTCATGATGTTCGAGCATCAATTAGTAATAAGATCAAGGTGAAGCCGAACGATATAAGTTCTGAAATTGACTACTTTATTACAGCAAGCATCGGTATTACCATCTTCGGACCAGATATCGAATCGGCCTCTGAGCTGCTTCAATTAGCCGACTTGGCACTGTATCAGGCTAAGCGAAATGGTCGTGATGACTATGCGACTTTTGACCCAGTCATGCAGCAAAAGTTTGATTACACCACCCGACTCGAAAAAGAGATGCGGAACGCCTTAAAGCAGTTCAATTTTGCTTTGTATTACCAGCCACAATACGACTTTAAACAGAACCTGGTCTCTGCTGAAGCCCTAATTCGCTGGAATCATCCAGAGTTAGGTTTAGTCGGGCCGAGCGATTTTATTACTCTGGCAGAGGAGTCCAATCTGATACTTCCGATGGGGAACTGGGTATTAGCTGAGGCCTGTCAGCAACTCAAAGAATGGCAGAGCCAGCCTAAGTATCAACACCTAACGCTATCTATTAATATCAGTGCAAAACAGATTTGGCAGAAAGACTTTGTCGAAGATGTAAAAAAGATTGTTGTCGACTCAGCCATCGACCTGTCAAAGCTGAAACTAGAAATTACAGAGTCGGTATTATTAGACAATATAGATGAGGTCG
This genomic window from Alkalimarinus sediminis contains:
- a CDS encoding EAL and GGDEF domain-containing protein — translated: MEDTLQLELEAEREKNKLLLDIINAIPEPILAKDWDGNFIFANNHVAQLYGTTPDKMIGKEDSYFTGNKQQGQFFKENVQAIMRSFEPKMVYEESTDKNTGEVRHYHSLKVPFKNSKDEPNIVVIAKDITEITKLKNLAEFNAKRLKYVLEVSGEGMWDWDIRTNVVFQNKRWEEITGVKHSEKSFEEFQDCLVEEDRAYVSESLRALVEENAPYDIEFRFKRPDNKIIWIWDRGQVVEFDADGKPTLLVGIMQDITEQKLNQFKVESMAFYDSLTKLPNRALLNDRLHLAIEHSKRSKQCGAVLFLDLDHFKTINDSYGHKAGDELLVIVAERLKALMREDDTVARFGGDEFVVVLNELDPDPLKSAVKAESIAHDVRASISNKIKVKPNDISSEIDYFITASIGITIFGPDIESASELLQLADLALYQAKRNGRDDYATFDPVMQQKFDYTTRLEKEMRNALKQFNFALYYQPQYDFKQNLVSAEALIRWNHPELGLVGPSDFITLAEESNLILPMGNWVLAEACQQLKEWQSQPKYQHLTLSINISAKQIWQKDFVEDVKKIVVDSAIDLSKLKLEITESVLLDNIDEVAQKLNALVEFGLSFSLDDFGTGYSSLGYLKSLPIEELKIDQSFIRDVLDDEADLIMVKSIIDLGKNFDLTVVAEGIESEQHFNLLKEFGCDVYQGLYFSRPLAISEFDSLM